One Alcaligenes ammonioxydans DNA segment encodes these proteins:
- a CDS encoding sulfurtransferase yields the protein MFEFLVSAEQVQAELNNPQWLILDVRHDLADHQAGRRAYEQGHIPGAVFLDHELDLAAPKTGFNGRHPLPSRQELVQLLQGKGLSDDTQVVVYDAQGALFASHMWWMLRWLGHSRVAILNGGWQAWQQVGGAEQQGAATPVQSTGTVSLPEHAAMPTVSTQEVLKNLTTPVFTVLDARAAERYRGDVEPMDPVAGHIPDALNRSHLNNLDEQGRFKPAAQLRQEFQDLLGATPAHQVVHQCGSGITACHNLFAMELAGLTGSGLYPGSWSEWVSDASRPVARS from the coding sequence GTGTTTGAATTTCTGGTTAGCGCCGAGCAGGTCCAGGCCGAGCTGAACAATCCGCAGTGGTTGATTCTGGACGTACGCCATGATCTGGCCGATCATCAGGCCGGGCGGCGCGCTTATGAGCAAGGACATATTCCCGGGGCAGTTTTTCTGGATCATGAATTGGATCTGGCCGCGCCCAAGACGGGTTTCAATGGCCGCCATCCTTTGCCCAGCCGTCAGGAGCTGGTCCAGCTTTTGCAGGGAAAAGGGTTGAGCGATGACACGCAGGTGGTGGTGTATGACGCCCAGGGGGCGCTGTTTGCCAGCCATATGTGGTGGATGCTGCGCTGGTTGGGGCACTCCCGGGTCGCTATTTTGAACGGCGGCTGGCAAGCCTGGCAACAGGTGGGGGGAGCCGAGCAGCAAGGGGCCGCCACGCCGGTTCAGTCCACTGGCACGGTAAGCCTGCCTGAGCACGCTGCCATGCCTACGGTCAGCACTCAGGAAGTGCTCAAAAACCTGACGACGCCTGTTTTCACGGTACTGGATGCGCGCGCTGCGGAGCGTTATCGGGGAGATGTGGAGCCGATGGACCCCGTGGCCGGCCATATCCCCGACGCCTTGAATCGTTCCCATCTGAATAATCTGGATGAACAGGGGCGTTTCAAGCCGGCAGCGCAGTTACGTCAGGAGTTTCAGGATTTGCTGGGTGCCACTCCTGCCCATCAGGTCGTACATCAGTGTGGTTCAGGTATTACCGCTTGTCACAATCTTTTTGCGATGGAGTTGGCAGGCCTGACGGGTTCCGGTCTTTATCCGGGCTCCTGGAGTGAATGGGTGAGTGATGCGAGCCGCCCCGTAGCGCGCAGTTAG
- a CDS encoding exodeoxyribonuclease VII small subunit, which yields MVKSRDDNQSAQAPAQQDFESALAQLEALVARMESGALPLEQALQAYEQGVELAQLCQRKLDLAQEQVSVLQGNLLRPLSGDEAVGDS from the coding sequence ATGGTTAAATCTCGCGATGATAATCAAAGCGCCCAGGCGCCAGCCCAGCAGGATTTCGAGTCCGCTCTGGCGCAACTGGAGGCGCTGGTCGCTCGTATGGAAAGTGGGGCGTTGCCACTGGAGCAAGCCTTGCAGGCGTACGAGCAGGGCGTGGAGTTAGCCCAATTGTGTCAACGCAAGCTGGACCTTGCCCAAGAACAGGTCAGCGTATTGCAAGGCAATCTGTTGCGTCCCCTGTCCGGGGATGAGGCCGTTGGAGATAGTTAA
- a CDS encoding polyprenyl synthetase family protein encodes MSSTSFSDWLQARVEQTEHVLDQSLPPVSQEPARLHEAMRYSVLGGGKRVRAALVYAAGEAALQGKPMAAAQQKALELAAAAVELIHAYSLVHDDLPCMDDDKLRRGRPTTHVQFDEACAMLAGDALQPLAFELLAQMPIAPALIVQAITQLAQAAGSAGMAGGQAIDCDSVGIALDRDQLQEMHSMKTGAMLQASVLLGGIVAGASSTVRNGLEEYAQAVGLAFQVVDDILDVTADTETLGKTAGKDAADNKPTYVSILGMEGSRELLGALNEQAQLALRPLGPAATRLTQLADYIVGRDH; translated from the coding sequence ATGAGTTCTACCAGTTTTTCTGATTGGCTTCAGGCTCGGGTTGAGCAAACTGAACATGTACTGGATCAGTCCTTGCCCCCAGTCAGTCAGGAGCCTGCTCGTTTGCACGAGGCCATGCGTTATTCCGTGCTCGGGGGGGGCAAGCGTGTGCGTGCCGCCCTGGTGTATGCTGCCGGTGAGGCTGCCTTGCAAGGCAAGCCGATGGCCGCTGCGCAACAAAAAGCTCTGGAGTTGGCGGCTGCAGCCGTGGAGCTGATTCACGCCTATTCTTTGGTACACGATGATTTGCCTTGCATGGACGATGACAAGCTGCGTCGCGGCCGTCCGACCACGCATGTGCAGTTTGACGAAGCCTGCGCCATGCTGGCTGGCGATGCTTTGCAGCCCTTGGCCTTCGAGCTGTTGGCGCAAATGCCAATTGCGCCCGCTCTCATCGTGCAGGCGATCACCCAGTTGGCTCAGGCTGCGGGCAGTGCCGGTATGGCGGGCGGTCAGGCCATTGACTGCGATAGTGTGGGTATTGCCCTGGATCGCGATCAACTGCAGGAAATGCACAGCATGAAGACCGGTGCCATGCTGCAGGCCAGTGTATTGCTGGGCGGTATTGTGGCAGGCGCCTCGTCTACCGTGCGCAATGGCCTGGAGGAATATGCCCAGGCTGTGGGTCTGGCTTTTCAGGTTGTGGACGACATTTTGGATGTCACCGCGGATACGGAGACCTTGGGCAAGACGGCGGGCAAGGATGCCGCTGATAACAAGCCCACCTATGTGTCCATTCTGGGTATGGAAGGATCGCGAGAGTTGCTGGGGGCGCTCAATGAGCAGGCCCAACTGGCGTTGCGACCTTTGGGGCCTGCCGCGACACGCCTGACGCAATTGGCCGATTACATCGTGGGCCGCGATCATTAG
- the dxs gene encoding 1-deoxy-D-xylulose-5-phosphate synthase — translation MTTVSLEQIHSPADLRQLDQRDLPELARQLREFVLQSVSKTGGHLSSNLGTVELTTALHYVFETPHDRIVWDVGHQSYPHKILTGRREQMAGLRQQDGISGFPKRSESEYDDFGTAHSSTSISAVLGMAVASRNAGIERQHIAVIGDGAMTAGMAFEALNNAGVTPDVNVLVILNDNDMSISPPVGALNHYLARLMSGRFYAAAKNVGRAVLQHVPPVLDLARKFEGHAKGILTPATLFEELGFNYVGPIDGHDLDALVSTLSNLRDLGGLQFLHVVTRKGQGYKLAEADPVLYHGPGKFDPSVGLVKPATKPRPTFTQIFGQWLCDMARHDQRLYGITPAMREGSGMVEFEQQFPRRYFDVGIAEQHAVTFAAGLACEGQKPVVAIYSTFLQRGYDQLIHDVALQNLDVTFALDRAGIVGADGATHAGNYDIAFLRCIPNMVVATPSDENETRLLLTCCYQHPGPSSVRYPRGAGIGAPVSQELNTVPLGKANLRRQGKNLAILAFGPVLHEALKAAEALDATVVDMRFVKPMDEALLQELAQSHQAFVTVEEGCLMGGAGSAVLEFISREALVMPVLQLAYPDEFIDHGDQKKIAQDLGLDAVGIERSIRARFSSLLEE, via the coding sequence ATGACAACCGTTTCCCTAGAGCAGATCCACTCTCCCGCCGACTTGCGCCAGCTTGATCAACGCGATCTTCCCGAGCTGGCCCGTCAGTTGCGCGAGTTTGTTCTGCAGTCTGTATCCAAAACCGGTGGGCACTTGTCGTCCAATCTGGGCACGGTTGAATTGACCACGGCCTTGCACTATGTGTTTGAGACGCCGCACGACCGTATCGTGTGGGATGTGGGTCATCAGTCCTATCCGCACAAGATTCTGACTGGCCGGCGCGAACAAATGGCCGGCTTGCGTCAGCAAGATGGTATTTCGGGCTTTCCCAAGCGCTCCGAGTCCGAATACGACGATTTTGGCACCGCGCATTCCTCCACCTCCATCTCGGCGGTGCTGGGTATGGCCGTGGCCTCGCGCAATGCCGGTATCGAACGTCAGCATATCGCCGTGATCGGCGATGGAGCCATGACGGCCGGTATGGCCTTCGAGGCCCTGAACAATGCAGGCGTGACTCCCGATGTGAATGTGCTGGTGATCCTGAACGACAACGACATGTCGATCTCGCCACCCGTGGGTGCCCTGAATCACTATTTGGCGCGCCTGATGTCGGGCCGTTTCTATGCCGCTGCCAAGAATGTAGGTCGTGCTGTTTTGCAGCATGTACCGCCCGTACTGGATCTGGCGCGCAAGTTTGAAGGCCATGCCAAGGGGATTCTGACGCCCGCTACCTTATTTGAAGAGCTGGGTTTCAATTATGTCGGTCCGATCGACGGCCATGATCTGGATGCCTTGGTCTCTACCCTGAGCAATCTGCGCGATCTGGGCGGCTTGCAGTTTTTGCACGTCGTCACCCGCAAAGGGCAGGGCTACAAGCTGGCAGAGGCTGACCCTGTGCTCTATCACGGCCCTGGCAAATTTGATCCCTCCGTGGGTTTGGTCAAACCTGCCACCAAGCCGCGTCCGACCTTTACCCAGATTTTTGGTCAGTGGCTGTGTGACATGGCCAGACACGACCAACGCTTGTACGGTATCACCCCCGCCATGCGTGAGGGCAGTGGGATGGTGGAGTTCGAGCAGCAGTTTCCACGCCGGTATTTCGATGTGGGCATTGCCGAGCAGCACGCTGTCACCTTTGCGGCCGGGTTGGCCTGTGAGGGGCAAAAACCCGTTGTGGCTATTTATTCGACCTTTCTGCAGCGTGGCTACGATCAGTTGATTCACGATGTGGCCTTGCAGAATCTAGACGTGACCTTTGCGTTGGATCGTGCCGGAATCGTGGGGGCCGACGGGGCGACCCACGCGGGCAATTACGACATCGCTTTTTTGCGTTGCATTCCGAACATGGTCGTTGCCACGCCGTCGGATGAAAATGAAACTCGCTTGCTGTTGACCTGTTGCTACCAGCATCCCGGGCCCAGCTCGGTGCGTTATCCGCGGGGTGCCGGCATTGGGGCGCCGGTCAGTCAGGAACTCAACACCGTGCCGCTGGGCAAGGCGAATTTGCGTCGTCAGGGCAAAAATCTGGCGATTCTGGCTTTTGGCCCAGTGTTGCACGAAGCCCTGAAAGCGGCCGAGGCACTGGATGCCACCGTGGTGGATATGCGTTTTGTCAAACCCATGGACGAGGCCCTGCTGCAAGAGCTGGCGCAAAGCCATCAGGCTTTTGTCACAGTGGAAGAGGGGTGTCTGATGGGTGGCGCAGGCAGTGCCGTGCTGGAATTTATCAGCCGTGAAGCGCTGGTCATGCCCGTTTTGCAGCTGGCTTACCCCGACGAGTTCATCGATCACGGCGACCAAAAGAAAATTGCTCAGGATTTGGGTCTGGATGCGGTTGGCATCGAACGCTCCATTCGTGCGCGTTTCTCAAGTCTGCTCGAGGAATGA
- the folE2 gene encoding GTP cyclohydrolase FolE2, translating into MNTVSESPLAMPDVQSSMDTRRVAIQRVGVRGVRHPMMLDLQGQAVPTVAQWELTVALPPEEKGTHMSRFVALLEEYRRQALTPAGFVQMAQAMLPLLNAGRGDMTATFPVFLEKVAPVSGVASLMDYTVSWTARVGVDDQPEFELSVLVPVTSLCPCSKAISEYGAHNQRSHVTVQAVFSHPDALDLPALIRSVEEQASCQLWGLLKRTDEKYVTEYAYDNPKFVEDLVRDVAVSVRSLPGVLRYSIEAENFESIHNHSAYASVQG; encoded by the coding sequence ATGAATACAGTGTCGGAATCGCCCTTGGCCATGCCAGATGTGCAAAGCAGCATGGATACACGCCGTGTTGCAATTCAGCGCGTGGGTGTGCGCGGGGTGCGGCATCCGATGATGCTGGATCTGCAGGGGCAGGCTGTGCCCACCGTGGCGCAATGGGAGTTGACGGTGGCTTTGCCGCCGGAAGAAAAAGGCACCCATATGTCGCGCTTTGTGGCCTTGCTGGAAGAGTATCGCCGTCAAGCCCTGACCCCAGCCGGTTTTGTACAGATGGCCCAGGCCATGCTGCCTTTGCTGAACGCCGGTCGTGGCGATATGACAGCGACTTTTCCCGTATTTCTTGAAAAAGTCGCGCCTGTCTCGGGAGTGGCCAGCCTGATGGATTACACCGTCAGCTGGACGGCACGTGTTGGCGTGGATGACCAGCCCGAGTTCGAGCTGTCCGTGCTGGTTCCCGTGACCAGTCTGTGCCCCTGCTCGAAAGCAATTTCCGAATACGGTGCGCATAATCAGCGCTCGCATGTGACCGTGCAAGCCGTTTTTTCCCATCCGGACGCTCTGGATCTGCCCGCCTTGATCCGGTCGGTGGAGGAGCAGGCTTCGTGTCAGCTTTGGGGCCTGTTAAAGCGCACTGATGAAAAATACGTGACCGAGTACGCCTACGACAATCCCAAATTTGTCGAAGATCTGGTTCGGGATGTGGCTGTCAGCGTGCGCAGTCTGCCCGGAGTGTTGCGTTATAGCATCGAAGCCGAGAATTTCGAGTCGATTCATAATCACTCTGCCTACGCAAGCGTGCAGGGCTAA
- the rpsF gene encoding 30S ribosomal protein S6 codes for MRHYEVVFIVHPDQSEQVPAMIERYSAIVTSEGGAIHRLEDWGRRQLAYPIQKLVKAHYVCLNIECGQSTLDELEHSFRYNDAILRYLVAGTKKAPEGASVMMKSVEREEARKASTEASAPAAADAEAQAEE; via the coding sequence ATGCGTCACTACGAAGTAGTGTTCATTGTGCATCCCGATCAAAGCGAGCAAGTGCCCGCCATGATCGAGCGCTATTCGGCGATTGTTACTTCCGAAGGCGGTGCTATTCATCGTCTGGAAGACTGGGGCCGCCGTCAACTGGCTTACCCCATCCAGAAACTGGTCAAGGCTCACTACGTGTGCCTGAACATCGAATGCGGTCAGTCCACCTTGGACGAGCTGGAGCATTCCTTCCGCTACAACGACGCCATCTTGCGTTACCTCGTCGCTGGCACGAAGAAAGCCCCTGAAGGCGCTTCGGTCATGATGAAGTCCGTCGAACGCGAAGAAGCACGTAAAGCAAGCACCGAAGCCAGCGCTCCTGCAGCGGCTGACGCTGAAGCTCAAGCTGAAGAGTAA
- the priB gene encoding primosomal replication protein N: MNQFSLAGQLIDIKPLRYTPAGVPALELVLEHESSVMEAGHSRQIALTMQVVALGNNALGLADTPLGAHLQLQGFIAPARKGSTRLVLHVQQYQRHFPGQGSVTV; this comes from the coding sequence GTGAACCAGTTCTCTCTTGCCGGCCAGCTTATCGACATCAAGCCTTTGCGTTATACGCCGGCTGGTGTCCCTGCTCTGGAATTGGTCCTGGAACACGAATCTTCCGTAATGGAAGCCGGTCACTCCCGGCAAATCGCATTGACGATGCAGGTAGTGGCATTAGGCAATAACGCCTTGGGTCTGGCAGACACTCCTTTGGGAGCCCATTTGCAGCTACAAGGTTTTATAGCCCCGGCCCGTAAAGGTTCGACGCGTCTGGTGCTGCATGTACAGCAGTATCAGCGTCACTTTCCGGGACAAGGCTCTGTTACGGTCTGA
- the rpsR gene encoding 30S ribosomal protein S18 — translation MAFRRGKDKKRKFAQQNPLFKRRKFCRFTVAGVEEIDYKDLDTLRDFIQENGKIIPARLTGTKAHYQRQLDTAVKRARFLALLPYTDNHK, via the coding sequence ATGGCTTTCCGTAGAGGCAAAGACAAAAAACGCAAATTTGCACAACAGAACCCACTGTTCAAGCGCCGCAAATTCTGCCGCTTCACCGTCGCTGGCGTTGAAGAAATTGATTACAAAGATCTGGACACCCTGCGTGATTTCATCCAGGAAAATGGCAAGATCATCCCTGCACGTTTGACGGGCACCAAAGCTCACTACCAGCGTCAGCTGGACACCGCCGTCAAGCGCGCTCGTTTCCTGGCTCTGTTGCCGTACACCGACAACCACAAATAA